In a single window of the Agrobacterium vitis genome:
- a CDS encoding DUF1223 domain-containing protein produces MKVAAIPGKGLLMGLMMCLAGTSIAKAEDARSPKGVVELFTSQGCVSCPPADRAFEALAKQPDVIALAYHVDYWNYRGWTDTLGSPGNTARQYAYARSFGRSGVYTPQAVVNGTMQMKGTDATTLSGKLDGLRASGNGLSVKVDAAIQGDALSVSIGSGQGRADVIVVYFKRRKDVEVLKGENKGQRMTYWNSVSDIQSVGMWHGDSLKLTLPSKVLRSNDCDGFAVLLQTSTQNGEPGRIVGAAMVMTQSAGNASASKQLNP; encoded by the coding sequence ATGAAGGTTGCGGCAATCCCTGGAAAAGGTCTCCTTATGGGCTTGATGATGTGCCTGGCAGGGACCTCAATCGCCAAGGCTGAGGACGCGCGTTCGCCGAAGGGGGTTGTCGAGCTGTTTACGTCGCAGGGCTGTGTGTCCTGCCCGCCCGCCGACCGTGCCTTTGAAGCGCTCGCCAAACAACCTGACGTGATCGCACTGGCCTATCATGTCGATTACTGGAACTACCGCGGCTGGACCGATACGCTCGGGTCCCCTGGCAATACCGCCCGCCAATATGCCTATGCACGAAGCTTCGGCAGAAGCGGTGTCTACACGCCCCAGGCTGTGGTCAATGGCACGATGCAGATGAAGGGCACCGATGCGACGACGCTGTCGGGAAAACTGGATGGGCTGCGGGCCAGCGGTAATGGTCTTTCGGTCAAGGTCGATGCGGCCATTCAAGGCGACGCCCTGTCTGTGTCGATCGGGAGTGGGCAAGGCCGTGCCGATGTGATAGTCGTCTATTTCAAGCGCCGGAAAGATGTCGAAGTGCTGAAGGGCGAAAACAAGGGCCAGCGCATGACCTATTGGAACAGCGTCAGCGACATCCAGTCTGTCGGCATGTGGCATGGCGATAGTTTGAAACTGACCCTGCCATCCAAGGTTCTACGCAGCAACGATTGTGATGGATTTGCAGTCCTGCTCCAGACTTCGACGCAAAATGGCGAGCCTGGCCGTATAGTCGGCGCGGCGATGGTGATGACTCAATCTGCGGGAAATGCCAGCGCTTCGAAGCAGCTCAATCCCTGA
- a CDS encoding DUF2794 domain-containing protein — protein MTDQPDLPREVPPVTPETGQRPGNRPAPVVDLRDYKQNLDPLPVTFHRTELDAILWVYGRMVGEGEWRDYALDHLKDKAVFSVFKRSGEMPLYRIEKNPKLAAKQGAFSVVNTHGMILKRGHDLRQVLKVFDKVLKLVE, from the coding sequence ATGACCGATCAGCCGGATTTACCTCGTGAAGTCCCGCCCGTCACTCCTGAAACTGGCCAGCGCCCTGGCAACAGACCTGCTCCCGTGGTGGATCTCAGGGATTACAAGCAGAATCTCGATCCGCTGCCGGTCACTTTTCATCGTACGGAATTGGATGCGATCTTATGGGTCTATGGCCGAATGGTCGGGGAAGGGGAGTGGCGCGATTACGCGCTCGACCATCTGAAAGACAAGGCGGTGTTTTCCGTTTTCAAGCGCTCCGGTGAGATGCCTTTGTATCGGATCGAGAAAAATCCGAAGCTTGCGGCAAAGCAAGGGGCCTTTTCGGTGGTCAATACCCACGGAATGATCCTGAAGCGTGGGCATGACCTGCGTCAGGTGCTGAAAGTGTTCGACAAGGTTTTGAAACTGGTCGAGTAG
- a CDS encoding GNAT family N-acetyltransferase, with amino-acid sequence MSVQIRAATQADIPNITEIYRHSVLTGTASYEIAPPDETEMARRMETVTSQSYPYIVAEDVGGGLLGYAYASAFRTRPAYRFLVEDSIYLAEAAQGKGIGKALLADLVAQCTALGFRQMIAVIGGASPASIGVHRSLGFTHAGGINGSGFKHGIWLDTVFMQRPLGEGKQTLPDEKTYPGSLFKG; translated from the coding sequence ATATCCGTGCAGATTCGCGCCGCCACCCAAGCCGATATCCCCAACATCACCGAGATTTACCGTCATTCAGTTCTGACCGGCACGGCCAGCTATGAAATAGCGCCACCTGACGAGACTGAGATGGCGCGCCGGATGGAGACGGTCACCTCTCAATCCTATCCCTATATCGTCGCTGAGGATGTTGGTGGCGGTCTGCTTGGCTATGCTTATGCCTCGGCCTTTCGCACTCGGCCCGCCTATCGCTTTCTGGTGGAGGATTCGATTTATCTGGCAGAGGCCGCCCAAGGCAAGGGGATCGGCAAGGCGCTGCTGGCCGATCTTGTTGCGCAATGCACGGCGCTTGGCTTCCGGCAGATGATTGCGGTGATCGGAGGCGCCAGCCCCGCATCAATTGGTGTCCACCGCAGCCTGGGCTTTACCCATGCGGGCGGTATCAACGGCTCCGGCTTCAAGCATGGGATCTGGCTCGACACCGTTTTCATGCAACGCCCGCTTGGCGAGGGCAAGCAAACCCTGCCCGACGAAAAAACCTATCCCGGCAGCCTGTTCAAAGGGTGA
- a CDS encoding Bax inhibitor-1/YccA family protein, with protein sequence MSDFRNYQARTGVGSAEMIDQGLRSYMLKVYNLMGLGLAITGVAAYVIAMLATTTDPSQAVGQFGNGIMLTSLGAAIYGSPLKWVIMLAPIGLVFFLSFKIQSMSVSAARTTFLVYAGLVGLSLSSILLIYTGQSVVQTFFVTAASFGALSLYGYTTKRSLSAMGSFLMMGLFGLIIASLVNIFLQSSALAFAVSAIGVVIFAGLTAYDTQKIKEMYFEQDGADTAGRKAILGALTLYLDFINLFLFMLRFMGDRR encoded by the coding sequence ATGTCTGATTTTCGCAATTATCAGGCGCGTACCGGGGTAGGTTCGGCCGAGATGATCGACCAGGGCCTGCGCAGCTACATGCTGAAGGTCTATAACCTGATGGGTCTTGGGCTGGCGATTACCGGCGTTGCCGCTTATGTGATCGCTATGCTTGCCACCACGACCGACCCATCGCAGGCTGTCGGACAGTTCGGCAACGGCATCATGCTGACCAGCCTTGGCGCTGCCATTTACGGTAGCCCGCTGAAATGGGTGATCATGCTGGCTCCCATCGGCCTGGTATTTTTCCTGAGCTTCAAGATCCAGTCGATGAGCGTATCGGCGGCCCGTACCACCTTCCTGGTCTATGCCGGTCTGGTTGGCCTGTCGCTGTCGTCTATCCTGCTGATCTATACTGGCCAGAGCGTGGTGCAGACCTTCTTCGTCACGGCGGCTTCGTTCGGCGCCCTGTCGCTGTATGGTTACACCACCAAGCGTAGCCTGAGCGCGATGGGTTCGTTCCTGATGATGGGCCTGTTCGGTCTGATCATTGCCTCGCTGGTCAACATCTTCCTTCAGTCTTCGGCACTCGCCTTTGCCGTTTCGGCCATAGGCGTCGTCATCTTCGCAGGCCTGACCGCCTACGACACGCAGAAGATCAAGGAAATGTATTTCGAGCAGGACGGTGCCGATACGGCTGGCCGCAAGGCTATCCTGGGTGCCCTGACCCTTTACCTCGACTTCATCAACCTGTTCCTGTTCATGCTGCGCTTCATGGGCGACCGTCGCTAA
- a CDS encoding ABC transporter permease, translated as MSGFLQRLRTALRLSAREMRGGFGGFYIFLACIALGTAAIAAVNSVSTSITRSIASQGQSLLGGDIRFELNNREANAAESAFLQGLGTVSASTGLRSMARLPDGSDQSLAEIKAVDSAYPLYGTFVATPDQPLADLLTKTGDAYGAVAAPLLLDRLGIKIGDSLLVGSVRLVITGTITTEPDAISEGFGFAPRVITSGEALAASGLIQTGSLVEHVYKVRLKPGSPALPVIQDQAKQQFPDAGWSIRTSDRAAPNLTENITRFSQFLTLVGLTALIVGGVGVANAVRAFLDSKRSVIATLKCLGAPASVVVMVYLFQILMVASIGIALGLAIGAIAPWIASYYLAQFLPIQADFAIYPRSLLLALLFGGLTTLAFAVMPLGHARQVPATALFREQGFETRRLPSWPYVLVAALAILALAALAILTAYDRRLAIFFLIAMAASFVVLRLVAYGVSALARKSPRLPSPALRLAVGNIHRPGALTPSVILSLGLGLALLVTLSMIDGNLRRNLTGTLSEKAPNFFFVDIQRDQLDDFRQIIAREAPQGQVVEVPMLRGRITAFNGQDVAKMNVPPQGRWVLRGDRGITYATDLPKNATVTEGQWWAPDYKGEPLVSFSAQEAGELGLKLGDTVTVNVLGRSITAKIANFRKVDWQSLSINFVMVFSPNTFAGAPHAWIATLTEPSATPQQEASILRAVTKAYPTITSVRVKDALDMVNSLVGQLAIAIRAAAAIALISSVLVLSGALAAGNRGRTHDAVVLKTLGATRPMLIRAFTYEYLLLGLATAIFALLAGSVAGWYVVSQIMKLPASFLPGVAVSTVALALVTTIGIGLAGTWRVLGQKAAPVLREL; from the coding sequence ATGAGCGGATTTTTGCAACGTCTCAGAACCGCCTTGCGTCTCAGCGCCCGCGAAATGCGTGGCGGGTTTGGCGGATTTTATATTTTCCTGGCCTGTATTGCGCTTGGCACGGCGGCAATTGCCGCCGTCAATTCCGTCTCCACATCGATTACCCGGTCCATCGCCAGCCAGGGGCAGTCGCTCTTGGGCGGCGACATCCGGTTCGAGCTGAACAACCGGGAAGCCAATGCGGCGGAAAGCGCCTTCCTGCAGGGGCTCGGCACCGTCTCGGCCTCCACTGGCCTGCGTTCCATGGCCCGATTGCCGGATGGCTCCGATCAGTCTCTGGCGGAAATCAAGGCGGTCGATAGCGCCTATCCGCTCTATGGCACATTCGTCGCCACGCCGGACCAGCCCTTGGCTGACCTATTGACAAAAACCGGCGACGCTTATGGTGCGGTCGCAGCCCCTTTGCTGCTCGACCGGCTGGGGATAAAGATCGGCGATAGCCTGCTTGTCGGCTCCGTCCGGCTGGTGATTACCGGCACCATCACCACCGAGCCAGATGCCATTTCGGAAGGCTTCGGCTTTGCGCCGCGCGTCATCACCAGTGGCGAAGCGCTCGCCGCCTCCGGCCTGATCCAGACTGGTAGTCTGGTCGAGCATGTCTATAAAGTCAGGCTGAAACCCGGCAGCCCGGCGCTGCCTGTCATTCAGGATCAGGCCAAGCAGCAATTTCCTGATGCGGGCTGGTCAATCCGCACCAGCGACCGGGCAGCCCCCAACCTGACCGAAAACATCACTCGGTTTTCGCAATTCCTGACACTTGTCGGGCTGACGGCGTTGATTGTCGGCGGTGTCGGCGTCGCCAATGCGGTGCGCGCCTTTCTCGACAGCAAGCGCAGTGTTATCGCTACGCTGAAATGCCTGGGCGCGCCGGCTTCCGTCGTCGTCATGGTCTATCTGTTCCAGATCCTGATGGTCGCCAGCATCGGCATTGCGCTGGGGCTTGCCATTGGCGCCATCGCGCCCTGGATTGCCAGCTATTATCTCGCGCAATTCCTGCCGATCCAGGCGGATTTCGCTATCTATCCCCGCTCCCTGCTGCTGGCGCTGCTGTTTGGCGGGCTGACCACGCTGGCCTTTGCCGTCATGCCGCTCGGCCACGCGCGGCAAGTGCCTGCCACGGCGCTGTTTCGCGAACAGGGTTTCGAGACCCGCCGCCTGCCTTCCTGGCCATATGTGCTGGTGGCAGCGCTGGCCATCCTTGCCCTTGCCGCATTGGCGATCCTGACCGCCTATGATCGACGGCTGGCGATATTCTTCCTGATTGCCATGGCCGCCAGCTTCGTGGTGCTGCGACTGGTCGCTTATGGCGTTTCAGCACTTGCGCGGAAAAGCCCTCGGCTTCCTTCCCCTGCGCTGCGTCTGGCGGTCGGCAATATCCATCGGCCTGGCGCGCTGACGCCCTCGGTCATTCTGTCGCTTGGCCTTGGCCTTGCACTTTTGGTGACGCTGTCGATGATCGACGGCAATCTGCGGCGCAATCTCACCGGTACGCTGTCTGAAAAAGCCCCGAATTTCTTTTTCGTCGATATCCAGCGCGACCAGCTCGATGATTTCCGCCAGATCATCGCCCGCGAGGCACCGCAGGGGCAGGTTGTTGAAGTGCCGATGTTGCGCGGGCGGATCACCGCTTTCAATGGCCAGGACGTTGCCAAGATGAACGTGCCGCCACAGGGCCGTTGGGTCCTGCGCGGCGACCGGGGCATTACCTATGCCACCGACCTGCCGAAAAATGCCACGGTGACCGAGGGCCAATGGTGGGCACCGGATTACAAAGGCGAACCGCTGGTATCGTTCTCCGCCCAGGAAGCAGGCGAACTGGGCCTGAAACTGGGTGATACGGTAACCGTCAATGTGCTGGGCCGCAGCATTACCGCGAAAATCGCCAATTTCCGCAAGGTGGATTGGCAATCCCTGTCGATCAATTTCGTCATGGTCTTTTCGCCCAACACCTTTGCTGGCGCACCCCATGCCTGGATCGCCACCCTGACCGAGCCATCCGCCACTCCGCAGCAGGAGGCAAGCATCCTGCGTGCCGTCACCAAGGCCTATCCCACCATTACCAGCGTGCGGGTCAAGGATGCGCTGGACATGGTGAATTCGCTGGTCGGCCAGTTGGCAATCGCCATCCGGGCGGCGGCGGCCATTGCCCTCATCTCCTCCGTTCTCGTGCTGTCGGGCGCACTTGCGGCAGGCAATCGGGGCCGCACCCATGACGCGGTGGTGCTAAAGACGCTGGGCGCAACGCGACCGATGCTGATCCGCGCCTTTACCTATGAATATCTGCTGCTCGGCCTTGCCACGGCGATTTTCGCGCTTCTGGCCGGAAGCGTTGCGGGTTGGTATGTGGTCAGCCAGATCATGAAACTGCCCGCCAGCTTCCTGCCCGGGGTCGCCGTTTCCACCGTCGCGCTGGCGCTGGTGACGACAATCGGCATCGGTCTTGCCGGAACATGGCGGGTTCTGGGGCAGAAGGCCGCGCCGGTTCTGCGGGAACTCTGA
- a CDS encoding ABC transporter ATP-binding protein, which produces MRQTIIQLRKADLTLGNAAASVHVLKGMDLDISEGESIGIVGPSGSGKSTLLMVLAGLERLDSGEIHINGTALHGLSEDALADFRGRNIGIVFQSFHLIANMTALENVAVPLELANVKNPFDIAARELRAVGLGERLSHYPGQLSGGEQQRVAIARALAPSPTVVIADEPTGNLDGATGRQIADLLFAKQAERKTTLVLVTHDTALAGRCSRQVRVRSGQIEPGDEAGKTLADETVSA; this is translated from the coding sequence CAGCCTCGGTCCACGTCCTCAAGGGAATGGACCTGGATATTTCAGAAGGCGAATCGATCGGCATTGTCGGCCCCTCCGGTTCGGGAAAATCGACGCTGCTAATGGTGCTGGCCGGGCTGGAACGGCTGGACAGCGGCGAAATCCACATCAACGGCACCGCCCTGCATGGCTTGAGCGAAGATGCGCTCGCCGATTTTCGCGGTCGCAATATCGGCATCGTCTTTCAGTCTTTCCACCTGATCGCCAATATGACCGCGCTGGAAAATGTCGCCGTGCCGCTGGAGTTGGCCAATGTCAAAAATCCTTTTGACATTGCCGCCAGGGAGCTGCGCGCCGTTGGCCTTGGCGAGCGGCTCAGCCATTATCCCGGCCAATTGTCTGGCGGAGAGCAGCAACGGGTCGCCATTGCCCGCGCCCTTGCCCCCTCGCCCACCGTGGTGATTGCCGATGAGCCGACCGGCAACCTGGACGGCGCGACCGGACGCCAGATTGCCGACCTGCTGTTTGCCAAACAGGCAGAACGCAAGACGACGTTGGTTCTGGTCACCCACGACACGGCCTTGGCCGGTCGCTGCTCAAGACAGGTCCGCGTCCGCTCGGGCCAGATCGAGCCGGGCGATGAAGCGGGCAAGACGCTTGCCGACGAGACCGTTTCGGCATGA